The nucleotide sequence GCCGGCCGGCGCGGACCGAAGGCTTAGTCGGCCCGGCCCCGGCCAAGAATCCGGGCCACGATGTCCCGGGAATTGGCTTCGGCCTGCAGATATTCGTCCAGGGACAGGCCCGCGCCCAGGGCCACCTTCTTGCGGCGGTCCTGGCTGACGAAGTCTTCCGGGGCATGGGCGTCGTTGTCGATGACGAGCTTGGCCCCGAAGCGTCGGGCCATGGCCGCCACGTGGCCGTTGGTCAGGCTGTGGCCCTTGCGGGTGGTGATTTCCAGGGCCACGCCGCGCTCGGCGGCCAGCTCCGCCTCTTCGGGCGTGATCATGCCGGGATGGGCCAGGATGTCGCAGCCGCCCTCGATGGCGGCCAGGTTCGTGCCCGTTTCCACCGGCTCCACGATGGTCTCGCCGTGCACCACCACGAGCTGGGCTCCGGCTGCCCGGGCG is from Solidesulfovibrio magneticus RS-1 and encodes:
- a CDS encoding histidinol phosphate phosphatase domain-containing protein — encoded protein: MIDLHTHTTFSDGVLIPAELVRRAVKAGYKAVALTDHADHSNLDLILANIGRFVAETGAFLGLTALYGVEITHVPPPLIPQLVERARAAGAQLVVVHGETIVEPVETGTNLAAIEGGCDILAHPGMITPEEAELAAERGVALEITTRKGHSLTNGHVAAMARRFGAKLVIDNDAHAPEDFVSQDRRKKVALGAGLSLDEYLQAEANSRDIVARILGRGRAD